In Kryptolebias marmoratus isolate JLee-2015 linkage group LG2, ASM164957v2, whole genome shotgun sequence, the genomic stretch ATACAAAAAATTAGAGTTGCATGAGCGCAGTTCAGTGAGGCATACATGCCATTAAACTCAAACAGAGAACTAATATGTACTGTTCATCAACAAATAATTTGATCAAAAGATGTATCATAGCATTGAGCAATGATGAATACACtttaatggatttttatttagataTATTGGGAAATCAATTTTGACTAGGAGCTCAAAAGTACCTAACAATTAATGAACAAAATAGGAGGAGCTGACTGTTAGGTTCACCTGCTGTAGACAGTTTGTTTAGGCCTTAAATTTGTCTACTTTCTTCATTTCTTAAGTCACGCTTTGCAAAATATGTTGATCTGGTCAGAATCAAGAACTggagataaaatgaaaaagtagccaaagttcaaagaataactttgaaagactttcagaaagtctgaagaactACTGATCAAAATTCTTCTCCAGTATGCCTATTCTCTGTTACCCAGTTGATTTTCCTGGCTTCTGCATCTTGAGTGTACCTCTTCAGGCAAGTAACTAGAGCAGTGAGCTGTTGTTTGGCATCTGTAGAGCTTCAGTTGTGGACAAGTTGCAGTATTTCTTtggtagttttttattttattttcatttctctgtTGTTCTGACAGCTGGCTGAGTTTTCTTCCTGTTCCCTTCATCTTAGCTTCCAGCCTTATATCCTACTGTTTCAAGAATCATTGTTGCTGTGGTGTATACAAGATTATTGGTCTCTGTAATGGTGCCAGTGGCAAAACTTAGTAGTGCTGCTTCACATCTTCTAGCAGACTTTCACTTAGACTTAGCAAAGGCTGGCATGGGCATAGGTGTCTAACTTGATCACGATCTTCAGGTCATCTGGGCTTTTCAGTGGGGCTTGGTACCCATACTTAGATGATGACGTAACCCCCTGACTTGTCGTCATGGCTCCCCCAGTCATATAATCTTTGTTGTACTTCATCAGTCTCTGTGATTGATGTGTGATAGCAGATTCCTTATGTTAATGTTCGAACACTGAGTTCAAAGGTGTTTTTGAGTCATTCTGGATGTTGGGTTTCAAAGTTTCCATATTTCAACAGCCTTCCCATCCCTCCTCGTGCATGAATGTCCCATTCCAGTAACCCATTTCTTATCAGTGTTCCAGATAAACTGCAAAGGTCCTTCTCACATCTTGTCCTATGTAAAAGGATGGGTACATAGTGTATACCCTTAATCTGCAACAGACAAATGTCTTAGTCTAATCAGGCTAACTtgtaaaatatacagtatatatatttatatacagtatatataccCACTCTTTTATATGAGCAGGAAATGAGCAGGACTTGTGCTTTTTTAATAGCTGaaaaacttaagaaaaaaaagcaaaactaggTAGTagtcatttattttgtcctccttttttcactatcacagacaaaaaaaacttttggctTTCAGTTACTTCTCAAACTTATCTTTCTCACATCATATTCATCATTCATGAGTGAATCTGCAGTCTTTGTTATATCTGCTCTGACTATCTACCTTCATCAATGCATAAGTTGGAGCATTAAAGAAAGACTTTGAAAAACCTGCTTTTCAGACGGGCTTCAACACTGCATTGATGCTGATAATGAGGATCAAAGCAGAGAATCATAATTAGAAAATAGATTTCCTGATCACACAGACTGTTAGGAAATTACTCTGCATTCCCACACTTCGTTGTTTGTCTTCACATAccctttgttccttttttattttattgtttatgaaaCTGTAAACTCATGTATTTTTCCAATATGCCCATTGTCTGTCTTTCTACatgtttctgcatgttttttttaccactcCTCAGTATTACTGTCTAGCacatttattgtctgtttttaattttctcagcttttgtTGTATATCTATTCAAATTTAGAACTAAAACAACAGAGTGGAGCATCCAATACTCACAGCCTTCAATTACCTCAATACACAGAATCTTTGCAAAAACAACCACAGTACTTATAATCTCCTTGCTTTTGGTGTAATTTGAAATCTGTCTCCTGAGACTGAATGATCTTTTGACATGAGAATCTTGTTAAATTCTTacgaaaaagaaaagaaagttagAGCTGAGCATCATATCTTGGGGCACCTTCCTTTTCTCTCGTGTCACACAGGGACATATTAGGAGCATAAGAACACCTACATGGCCAGAGGCAGCACAACATGCTGTATGTAATATTCTCTTTGCTTCATATTCTAGGGTGCTCTGTTTGGTAGCCTGCAGGGCTTGTCTTGATAATGATCTGGGGAACACCCCAATGACTTGTGCATTACCCCGCAGAATTATTTTTTCACTGAATGGATGAactcaaagggaaaaaaagtacagaaacaaaacaaaacaacacaacaacaacaaaaatgtaataatatgTAAGACATAAAGAATTAGCAAAACTAGCACACATTTTCATAATATGACAGGAAAAGTAATGtaatttgttcacatttaatatttaatgtacaCATGTATACTTATATTACCAAACCCTTACTTTAAACCTATTGTAGACTATATCAACATTAAGTTTATTGGATTTAATAGGTCATGAGAAAATAAGTCAGTAAGATGGTCTCTTAAAAGATGGAAACAGTATGTCTTTGAAAGGCATTAGCTGCATGTAATGTTGTTTAGCAGCCCCAGGTGACACTTGTCTTCTGCGAGCCTCATTATATCAATGTAGGTTGAATAAATCCTACTCAAGCGTAACAATGCTACATGACAGAGCTTGTGTCTTTCTCCATTAAAGTCAAGTGCCCAATCCAttcttgttattgttattaCCCACCGTGAAACAGGATTATTTTCCACTGATCCAAAGCATTCTGTCAGCTATAATATGAGGCAGGTACTGTTTTGTGTATATAAGTTGAAGGACACCATCTCTCACATGACTCTAGCGACTGGATGTGTGCAGTTCACGAAAAGGTTTTCATTAACTGAAATGTCAACAATTGTTTCAGCAACATTTTTGCTAATCTTTTATATTCTTTTAAGTCTTTTCTAAGTTCTGGACAGCTATGAACATATGATGCTAAGTTACATGATGAATTATTTTTGGATGACACTGGTTGAGCCTGTTCTCACATGGAGAGGAGCCAGGCTTGTGCTTTTGAGTTTTCTGTGGAATGGGTTTTATTCCTATGACTCTCACCAGGACCAGAGCCCAAAATGTCAACTGATCTCCAGCGCTACATCTCTGCCTGTGCTGGAGAAAAGGGGGGACATCATGCTGGGGGGACTCTTCTCCCTTCATGACACGGTGGTGGAGCACAATCTGTCTTTCACCTCTCAGCCTCCTTCCACCAAGTGTACCAGGTATGTTGCTTCGAGCATTTAACTGGTAGCTGTAAATCAATTGTGATTATGTGCAGATTTTCActgtgttgaaaataaaaattgcctCAAATTTTGCTTCTGTGTTGATTTCATGTTTCACCAGATTTAATTTTCGAACTTTCCGTTGGATGCAAACTATGATCTTTGCCATTCAGGAGATCAACAGAGAAGGCAAACTCCTTCCGAACATTACAGTAGGATACAAGATCTATGATTCATGCAGTTTGCCGCATCAAGCTTTGAAGGCTGCAGTGGAGTTAATGGGAAATAAGAATGATTCCAGTATTGAAGAAAATAATGGCACTTGTCATGAGAGTGTGCCAGTGGTGATAGGAGACGGAGGTTCCACTCAATCTCTTGTTGTTGCTCATTTCCTCGGAGTCTTCCATGTTCCACAAGTAAATTTATCAAAGTTCCAATACTATACATGCCTGAAACTATGGAAGCAGAATAATGGTAGCAtgtagtagttttttttctgtttttccacaatctttatatatatatatatatatatatatataatttgtgttGTTGCTAATACTTTGGTTTGTGCCAGTAAAGTGTATTTCAATAATAAACACTAACCACTCACTTTAAAACCAATGAAATGATTTCATAGGTCAGCTATTTCTCCAGCTGTGCCTGTCTGAGTGATAAAAGGGAGTTTCCTGCCTTTTTAAGGACCATGCCCAGCGACTTCTTCCAGGTTAAAGTCAGCTCATGCTTGAACcttcaaagaaacaacaaaaaaaatccacaattctaaaataattaattttactcattttttttaaattctctttgtTCAGGTAGATGCCCTGGTGCAACTGGTGAGACATTTTGGTTGGACTTGGGTGGGTGTGATTGCAGGTGATGATGCGTACGGTCACAGCGGGGCAAACATCTTTGCAAATGAGGTGGGTCGCACGCccaacaaaaaaaggttcaaaagaAATTGTAATTTTGTAATCTTTTATACGTAACTTATGTAACTCTGCATTTCGAAATAAGTTTTCATgggtctttgtgtttttctctcttaGGTCAGAAAGtttggtgtttgtgttgctttacacaaaatcattccAAAGAACCGAGAGCAGACAAATATTCTGTCCATCATTTCCTCTATCCGCTTGTCTGGGGCTCAGgtgattttagtgtttgctgtgGAGCAAGATGCAGTGGCGTTGTTTGATGAAGCACTCAGGTATGACACAAACCTAGTGACAGATTTTGGTaatgttatttcttttgttttgtttgagtttgacCTTACGAGGAGCTTGTCTGCAAAACTGTCATATCCATCTCTGTTAAATTTAGAGCTGGGCTGACTGGAATTCAGTGGCTGGCCAGTGAAGCTTGGAGTACAGCTGCTGTACTTTCCACCCCCAGAAAGTACCATCACATCCTCCAGGGTACTGTTGGATTTGCTATTCGCCAAGCACACATTCCTGGACTGCAAGACTTTTTGGTTCGCTTAAATCCCTCAAGACCAGACGCCCAGGAAGATCCGTTCCTGATACCCTTCTGGGAAGAGGTGTTTCAGTGCAGTCTAAGTGGGCAAGATAAAGATCAAGAAGAGAAAGCTGAGGAAAAACCTCCATGCAATGGAACAGAAAACCTCAATAATGTAACAAATATCTATTCAGATGTGTCACAGCTGAGAATTTCCTACAATGTATATAAAGCTGTTTACGCTGTTGTTCATGCACTAAAGAATATGAAAAGCTGTGTGAAAGGAAAAGGGCCATTTCCTCTACAGACTTGTCCAGATGCAGACAACATTCAGCCATGGCAGGTACCTTTACATACAGCATGTTTACCAAGTTTAGGTgaatatgattgtttttttatcatatacTCTGTGTTTCCTTAGCTACtttattatataaaacaaatacgATATGTGGATCTGTTTGCtgatgaaataaagtttgatgaGAATGGCGACCCCGCAGCCATGTATGATCTGGTAAACTGGCAGCTGAAACCAAACGGGGATATGGAGTTTCTCACTGTGGGCAAATTTGAAGGGGTGACTACAaagcagaagctgcagctccAAGAGGAGGACATTCTGTGGAATGGCAACCAAACCAAAGTAGAccattctgtaaaataaaataaaaaactgagatTCACTAATTCTTTATTATTACACAGTTTTTGATTTTCTAATCACAGTAGTTTGgctttgattatttatttatttatttttgttttatttatttcttttgcttAGGTTCCTTTGTCAGTATGCAGCTCCATTTGTCACCCAGGCACCCGGAAGGCAATAAGACCCAACTTCCCTGTCTGCTGCTATGATTGTGTGTCTTGTACAGCTGGAGAGATTAGCAATCAGACTGGTGAGAAAAAGGCATTAAGGCATATTGTGTGTAAAACTCTGACTTATTGTGTCATGCAGCAATGGAAAAAACTCTGgatcttttgatttttttttagatgccaTAGATTGTGTCCAGTGTCCACCAGAGTTCTGGTCCAATGCTGAAAGGACCACCTGTGTCCCCAAACAAGTagaatttctgtcttttaatgaCACCATGGGCATCACTTTGGTGGTTATTTCCCTCATTGGCTCCCTCAGCACCTGTGCTgtggtttttatatttttctatcaCAGAACTACACCTATTGTCAGAGCTAACAATTCTGACCTaagcttcctgctgctcttctccttgactctctgctttttgtgttcTCTGACCTTCATTGGCCAGCCATCTAAGTGGTCCTGCATGCTGCGCCATACAGCATTTGGGATCAGCTTTGTTCTCTGTATCTCTTGCATTCTTGGGAAAACAATTGTGGTGCTAATAGCCTTCAAGACAGCACTTCCTGGCAGCGATATTATGAAATGGTTTGGGCCGGCACAGCAAAAGTCAATCATCACCATTTGTACACTAGCCCAGGTAAAGACTTCTACTAAGCCTTAATAATGCATTCCATTTGTACTCAGAAGTTGGACTTTCTGAGTTCCAAGCCAGAAAACTACACTAAAACACCACCTGAGGTTAAAATTCTAACCCAGAAAGTTGTAGATTCCACATCAACCCCaactttaaaatttaatgtggctACCTAGTGCATAGCtactgaaatatttgttttacttttgcaaGGTTGTGTCTCATTAAATTAATTGCACACATAATAATGTACTTTCTCTATCAGGATACATGTTACAGTATTTGAATGCATAAAATGCAGAGGGCCTGGTTTCTGAGCGCAACCATTATCAAATCATTCTGGTTTTCAGAATTTCAACTAAAAACCAACCTAACACTGTTAAGCTATGTATGACCTCATTTCCGGAACTGAGTTCCAACTTCTAAAACAAATGGAACATGCCATATTTAACTAGgatgttttttaattcaaatctcTAAgtatgacatttttctttttatgcagGTAATCATATGTACAGTGTGGCTGATTGTGGCACCCCCTGCCCCCCGCCAAATACTGCCACGTGAGAAACCTTTTGTTATTCTCTTCTGTGACGAAGGCTCAGAAATTGCATTTGCTTTGGTTCTAAGCTACATCGGCCTTCTGGCCTGCCTCTGTCTTCTACTGGCCTTCCTGGCAAGGAAACTTCCGGACAGCTTCAACGAGGCCAGACTTATCACTTTCAGTATGTTAATTTTTTGTGCTGTGTGGGTGGCATTTATTCCTGCCTACATCAGCTCTCCAGGAAAGTATGCCACAGTCACAGAGGTGTTTGCAATCTTGGCCTCCAGTTATGGATTGCTGGGTTGCATTTTTGCCCCAAAGTGCTACATAATCCTACTTAGACCAGAAAAGAACACTAGGAAACATTTAATGTCCAAAGCTCCCTCtgtcaaattttaaaagtaataaaaaaagatctgttcatcttaaaaagtggattttattgtgaataaaaaagtgGTTGTAGAGACATTTTACCACCAGATGGTAGTAGTGCACTATAAATACTATCTTTAGCCAATTCCACTAGGAAACACACAGtcatgtttttacacatttttcttttacaaatgaCATCCCATCGTCTTTATAATTACACACTAATACACCAAACTCAGCATGTCAGTACTTCAAAAAGAAATGAGGCTCATACAACCTACAATTCAGAGAAAAGACAGATCCCCACCTTTCCAAGCAACACTCTGTAAGACTCCTTTGATAGCTTGAGTGCAAATGTGAAGGAAATTTCAATGCTAGTTCTGACTGGGATTTGACAGCGGTGTCCATGCTTGTTTGACTTATAAAGAGAAAGATGAGAGCCAGGATTTTGGAGATATGTTCTGTAGAAATCCCATCTGACATTGGTTAATTGAATCCGCTTTCTCCAGTGGCcttcacataaaaacatcacatcTAGTTGttcccaacaaaaacaaactaaattatcTGACATTTTCTCGGCTCTCCCAGTTGCATTAAACATACCATTGATTATTCAGCCCTGACTAATCTGTTGATCCTTCCAAGGAAAAAGAATACAGTGGAAGATTGTTCATCACTCATGTTTGTCAAGAAGAGACAAGAGGGAAAAGAGGAGAGTTTAGTAGATAAATTTATAGGGatagttaatattttttttacctggtttctgtggaaaggtacAAACATTTAgtgtcttacttgttgtagataggtcTTTGTTCGatctcagcttggagaaatagtcttttattttgatcagATTGATGCATTAACAAGTAGTCTGAATAGGACCAAGACCAAGACCAATGTGAAttgctgttttgtgtgttttttttttaatccaatctCAAAATTACAGGgcaattaatttaaattatattttataaacatttacattgccattaattttgaattacataattcttgaaaaaaaatatgatattcctgctggaagtatcccaggctgcactggaagtgctacacctagctgctgctgctgccactatttggaATTCCAACCACAGATaacaataaaccttttttggaataactgtgtaatttAAAACTGAGTGGTGTACAGTGGTGTAAAAGCTTGTAATAAGGTGATTgtatgaactgctataaaatctTTAGATTAAAGCTGGTTCTGGCAGCGGCAATCCACTTGGTCTTGGCTTGCTTGAACTAGCAGTTAGCTAATCAATTAAGTCAAAATAGaacaatttctccaaactgtaaatgtgatctgcaacaggtaagatagtattTGTGTATaacctttttacagaaccccatttcaaaagatctgaactattgctttaaggtATTTGACTGATAATGATTAACTTTTCATTTCCAAACTGGattcaatgttttgttttcatttg encodes the following:
- the LOC108240887 gene encoding extracellular calcium-sensing receptor-like, yielding MRQDQSPKCQLISSATSLPVLEKRGDIMLGGLFSLHDTVVEHNLSFTSQPPSTKCTRFNFRTFRWMQTMIFAIQEINREGKLLPNITVGYKIYDSCSLPHQALKAAVELMGNKNDSSIEENNGTCHESVPVVIGDGGSTQSLVVAHFLGVFHVPQVSYFSSCACLSDKREFPAFLRTMPSDFFQVDALVQLVRHFGWTWVGVIAGDDAYGHSGANIFANEVRKFGVCVALHKIIPKNREQTNILSIISSIRLSGAQVILVFAVEQDAVALFDEALRAGLTGIQWLASEAWSTAAVLSTPRKYHHILQGTVGFAIRQAHIPGLQDFLVRLNPSRPDAQEDPFLIPFWEEVFQCSLSGQDKDQEEKAEEKPPCNGTENLNNVTNIYSDVSQLRISYNVYKAVYAVVHALKNMKSCVKGKGPFPLQTCPDADNIQPWQLLYYIKQIRYVDLFADEIKFDENGDPAAMYDLVNWQLKPNGDMEFLTVGKFEGVTTKQKLQLQEEDILWNGNQTKVPLSVCSSICHPGTRKAIRPNFPVCCYDCVSCTAGEISNQTDAIDCVQCPPEFWSNAERTTCVPKQVEFLSFNDTMGITLVVISLIGSLSTCAVVFIFFYHRTTPIVRANNSDLSFLLLFSLTLCFLCSLTFIGQPSKWSCMLRHTAFGISFVLCISCILGKTIVVLIAFKTALPGSDIMKWFGPAQQKSIITICTLAQVIICTVWLIVAPPAPRQILPREKPFVILFCDEGSEIAFALVLSYIGLLACLCLLLAFLARKLPDSFNEARLITFSMLIFCAVWVAFIPAYISSPGKYATVTEVFAILASSYGLLGCIFAPKCYIILLRPEKNTRKHLMSKAPSVKF